In Saccharomyces paradoxus chromosome XVI, complete sequence, the genomic stretch ATGGAAAGATTTCCAGAATACAAGGATGTTGAGAGAGTCAAAAAGTTTACGGAGGAAGAATTAAAAACTAAAGAAGCCAAGGAAAGATGGAGAAAGttcttctcaatttttgagaagaaaatcGAAGACTACAACTTTGGTACTTTGTTAAGAACAGATGCTTCAGCTGAATATGGCCAATTTTCTACTTGTTTTGTCGTGAGGCTACAATTCTATGCTTTTGAAATTGCTAGAAATAAGCACGGTTTGAACGATTGGATTGTCGGCCAGAAATGAACatgcatatatatttgtGATTGATTATATATAGAATACATTGCTTTATACAAAGGAACAGCACGAATTGTTCTTCCTTATttaacatatatatatactaaGCTCAGTAA encodes the following:
- the CHP1 gene encoding ribosome-associated Tef1p biogenesis chaperone CHP1 (similar to YPL225W); amino-acid sequence: MSTFNAETADNLEDIEKQFAVVAVEQAETYWKLLTSVPGSKLRLTKFDDEIYENFMERFPEYKDVERVKKFTEEELKTKEAKERWRKFFSIFEKKIEDYNFGTLLRTDASAEYGQFSTCFVVRLQFYAFEIARNKHGLNDWIVGQK